TTGTAATGTATTTGTAATGTGTGACGGTTAATAAATCATGATTAATGACTCTATATTCAATATAatgacctttatttatttttaacatattcttATTTGTTTAATATAATCACaactattatcattttttattccaattcattttttaacttATCTTCGTCTGCAATCATTTTAAGTACATGTCTTGTGTCATAAATTATACTTGCTTTTTTATAACATAGATCAGGCCATATTCTAACACCATAGCACATGACATGAAGATTCAAACCAATCTAGAATCTATCTTCCTCGGTACTAGTTTGTTTTAGCATTGGCAGCATACCCTGAAAGGTCATCTTATGCTGGCCTGACCACAGTTATGCATTTTCATGCCATTTGAAGAATTAACTATTCATGGATTCATTGAATTAGTCCATGGATTTCATATAGACTAAtgatatacatacatatatactttttagCATGTAACCAACTCTCAAAATTTATCTTCATCTCTTTTCATGTCAtatcataatatttataatacttatgtttttttttctcttatatataATAGCATATTGGGTGTTCAtgaatatttttcctttcatattATACACAGTATGCCTCTTCAATGTGTTTTagtttgaatatatttgttattaaaaaaaataagaaagtaataattattttttagtaataCCCTCATTTCTTGGTATCTCATCTAAATTTGAGTCTTGAATTGGTCAAACATAATTTTTGCATTGACCAATATGTTTGGATGTGAGTGAAaacatcattttgaattttggacTCAAGTCTCTTTGAAGCAATTAAAAGTATCTTCTCCATCACCTTAAACTTGAGTATAATAAAATGTGTTCTAAGACCACCACCATCTATGTCTTGATGATTAACAAAGATAAAACACACCTGCATGCATATTTTGGTAAATTTAActctcaaaatcaattttgattacAACTTTTCAAATAACCCTGCGACAGAATCAATTTGTGGATACATATTATTCAAACAGAAATTATGTTACAACCGATtcacttttatttaaaattaattttgcaaaatcacatggattcaaaaaatttacaaacacGCGCCAAGTTTATAATTATGTTGTAACTTTTTAATAAGGATACCtttgtataaaaaaactattttatcataataatttgtataattaatatatttttctaaaaaatagaaCATTGTCTTAAAAGGATAAATAAGAATAAGAGATAGATTTTAAAGGTTGAAATGAAACCATTCCTTTTTCAGTGTTTAGGATCCTCGTAGTTATAAATTAAACTGCATGCGatataattataatgaaatggtatgcatttaaaatatgaaaatattttactttattagaGAAACAGTTTAAATGATAAACATTCTTACGGTTCATTAACTGCAGAAAAGCAGAATATCTCCACTGGATGGTTGGTAAGtttaagaatatttattttattttatccttatttatTAGGAGTGTAATAAAGTCGGAATCGGTCCATTTTAAAGCTCAAAGAAATAGAATAAGGATGACTTAGGGTTTGTGTTTTGGTAAGAAATTCAAATCGAATCAACTCGACCTTAATTAGATTGGTTTGAATCaggtgataaaaaatattatcatattctgaagaaaaaaaaatccaatataaaagataaataagtaATGGCATTTCATAGctaaaactaaagaaaataaaaaagagaactGCACTTGTTAAAAATGACACACATACATAAGAGAAATCTAGCATGTTTGGTTTAGATTCATTTCCaacataattgattaaaaaattacgtTAGAAGTAAAATAACAAAtagttgtttcaatttttttatggtgTCATCATAATTTTAtgtactaaaattaattttcatttattatccAAATACACACTATATTAAAGAGTCTAgaattacttaattaaaatcTCATCTAAAGACTTATTTATGATGCTAGTTATCAAGTATCTTTGAGATTTGATGGTCTACAAAATCAAGAGATTTACATCTTTGAAAGAATATTGtgtaaaatgagaaaataaatcaGCAAATGTtcttaaaaaatacatacagTCTAACCAGATCCATCCATAAAACCATATATATAGAGAATTAACTTGGCCAATTCTATGCTTCTGAAGAGGCAGAAGAGCTATATGGATcaataatgtttaaaaaaaatatatctctatctatctatatacaATTTGTGACACCTTACtattatttaattcttataaagaTAAGGGTGGATTTCTTATTTCCAAAGTCAGGGGAGCCATGCCCATGAATGAAAAGGTAGGGATTCGTTCCCTTCATTGCTAAGGCCATGCTATCAGCCTATCACACATACCAATATTCATGAAGCATTATTTCATTACgagtaatattatatttttttattttctctaacaAATTCTCCTAATACTTTATAGAAAGTAAATACtattaaatagaaaacaaatatatttaacaatttgaaaatataaatatatttaattttttcaaatttagtaAGCTAAAAGATTTGTAAGATGATTTTATAGGAGAATTTAAAAGTATTTCTTCAATGTCCATTTTGAAGGTatgatattttttctataaaaaagatatttattattttttgggaaataaaatattcttacaGTTAAAAGTCATATGAGACTAACCTTTGAGATTTACATATCACCCAAATAGATTTTACTTGTCACAATAAAGTCTTCTTTATATATTTGGTCACGAAATCAAGCTTCTGCCGGCATGTGTAAGAAATTGAGTCATTTACCCATTATGTTGGATCTTGTAGGTAAGATATGATATTTATTAAGTATTAGATAATTAgtcatatttaatataatttaaatgtactataaaataagtattaaaaatttattttcattaccgTATTTATACTACCATAGCAATACGTACCTATATCGctgtaaaaacataaaaaacaatacTTATATCAAATATAATCTCTTTGTAGGATCATAATTGTTTGCAGTTAAAAATTGAACTGAATCTATTCCGTAGATGATatgtggttttttttatttatataataaataaatgatatgtGCTTTATActataataattaacaaaaaaaatcttataatataatatcGCGCACTAAAAAACCCACTGAAAAGGCTGAAAAGTGAAATGCTCTCCGAGGTGGATTAACCACACAAAGTAAACGGAATCCTTCTCATCGAAGAAATCTGTTAGTACATGCGACACTATTTTTTCGTTACCATATTTATTATCCCCTGGTTTGATAGATGATTAGTTTTCGTTCaaaatttaacttattattatttttacggTATATTTGaatggagaaatttaaaattttaaagaattttaaattctgagaatttcaaattcttcaatttaaattttttcattttcaaaattctatgtttggataaaaagattaatttttttcatttccaaaattttgtgtttggataaagaaaatgaatttcttcatttttaaaattttgtgtttggataaagaaattaaatttcttcatttttaaaatttcttattttgataaaataatcaaatgcattcttttttaaaattttatatttgaataaaacaattttttaataaaagaattatttttttcattaataaattctATGTACTATTTGTCGAGTGTGGTATTCCaataaatatatactattttactctatttcaattaaaaatatattaatttaactatttaaatcaTTATTCCATTTACGGCCCACTACAAAACtcacaacataaaaaatatttaatataatttcatattggaatgttatttaaaagtctatagataaaacttgttttcTATAGAAGTCATTGGCCAGTAATGCAATTACAGCAAACAAAACTTGGACTGAAGCAAAATCTAGTCACAAAATAAGTCCAACTTTCAAAATAATTCCAAATTTTCTAATTGCATTTGCTTTAGTAGAGGAATTCCTTCACATCTTTTCTGCAGAAGAAAACATAATGTTAAGTGTTACTGAACAAATCatatttgttaaaacataatttgcCATATAAAATGAGAGATATAAATGTAAAACATAATTATACAACATCAATATACTTGTCATGATATCAAATGTACCTATAAGTTGGCATCAAGGCATAAAAGACGAGATGTAATCCTCCTTATCATCCAATGAAAGAGCTTTTATAATCGTAAACTTAATGGGATTTTCTGTCAACCAATCGATTGCTCTATGTCGAAGTGCACCATTAAAATTAGGTATATTATCTAGCTCACTCACCACTTCATGTACCACTTCTTGAGCTTCTTTTATCTCcatcttttttttgttctccATCTTCTTCTTAGTCACTTCAACAAATTCTTTCAATGACTCGGCTACTTCTTTCATTGAGGAAATCATCCCTTCTTTCTCTCCACTCTTACTTGGGCGAATGTTTTTTCTTGTGGCGGAACTTGATCCCTCTAAGTCAAAACTCACACTATGAATTGCTTCCtcttcatttgtttctttgctcaTGATATCATCTGCATCTAATGCATTTTCTGCTCCGAGTCCAGTAGCTCTATCCTTTGCACATAGGTCAACAATATCATCCCAATTAGGAATGACTTTGAATCGAAATCGTTTGGCCTCTTCatgtgatttgaaaaaaaatagaaacgtattaataacaacacaaataataactacaattgaataaaattaaaagatgattgaCTACCTTTACATATTCATTccatgcaatttcattttcaatggtAATCATGTACTTTGTGCTATCTCAGTCAAATCCACTTTGACTAAGAATGTCACTCACAATTCCATACCATGTTCTCCAAAGCTTAAAACGATTTTTAACATTATCTGCCATGAGGTGAACTCCAAAACGCTTGGACAAAATTTGAGCTGCAGTACTGTATGCTACTGCTTTCCAATTTCCATCACCTTTATTGCCCAAATTTCTTTGATCTCTAAGCACATCAGTTAGCACACGCTCCATTTCCAAGTTCCATGTGAAGTAACTTCTTGTGTCCTCACTAGACATCTTTCTTTTTCCACTTGACTTGTTCTTCACATTGCTTGATTCCATTTctctagacaaaaaaaaatctcacatatataattacatatatataaaggtgAGACATGTCAAATTAGCATTCtatgaaagtataaaattaattacacataaaaagaaaacaaaatccaaaGTATTATGAAATACAAAAATCCAAAGTATCACACATACATGTGTATAGAGTCAATTACACATAAGAAACAAAATCCAAATCCACTAAAAACATCTCCCTAATCAAAGTTTCTTCTTATCTAATAGGTGGCAAACATATTCATTGCTAAAGTATCACGAAATCTTATCCATTCCTCAGTTGCTTGAATAGTTGTGACTTCATCTCCAATATTATTTGTGACTCTTTCCATTTGTTGATTTATTAACTCATTGTCAACAACAGATAAAAGTTCCAAGTCTTGGGCTTCCAAAATTGGATCACTTTGTTGTTCATCTCTTATGAAATTATGTAGCATGAAACAAGCATTAATAATtcttatttgtgtttttatatcaaaaaaagGAGTTATTAATATACTCCATCTTTTCTTCAATACCCCAAATGACCTTTCAATAACATTCCTTGCACTTGCATGACGAAGATTAAATAACTCCTTATAGTTTTGAGGGGTGTTTCCGATCCACTCATTAAGATGATATCTAGTCCCTCGATAAGGTGCTAAGAATCCAGGGCCATTTGTATACCCCGCATCCacaagaaaatatttacctacaatggtttaaaaaaatattatatataagaaatatgcatatttcttttatatgttaaataaagTTTCATCATTTCATGATATTACCATTTGGAATATGGAGACAATTTTGACGACACAAAGCATCTCGCAATACTCGAGAATCTCCTGCTGACCCTTCCCACCCaggcaacatatatataaaccttAAATTTGGACCGTAAACTCCTAAAACATTTGTAGAGATATCACCTTTTCTATTACGATATCTAGGTGTATCTTTTGTAGCAACTGTTACTGGAATATATATCCCATCAAGTGCTCCAATcgaattctaaaaatatttcaaaataaaaaataagttgtaatCACTTAAAGTACCttataattattaacaaatgaCAAACTTACCTTAAACTATCTCCATTTATTTTCCACCGAGCCCTCTAGATTACAGTCATGGAACTTCGAATATTCTTTGCTTACTTTCATTATAGCTCGCAGGACATTCTTGAATTGCCTACTTATTGTTTCCATGGATCTACAATAACTAAAGTGCACAACTCTATACTTTAGGTTGTGAGCAAGGATATGCAAAAACATTGCCACAGCTTCAGCTATAGGAACATTTCTTGTTTTTACCAATTGCCCTTTCTCTTGTAAAATTCTACAAAGCTTAAAAAATGCCTTTTTACTAACCCTTAATTGTTCAATGCAATCAGTTTTGTTCCCCTGTATAAACGATTAAGGAAACTATGCCTTTCTAATTCCAAATTTCGGATAGGTTCCTTAACAAAGTACTTGTCATGATACCAAGTCAGTGCACCCAAAAGCATAGTGACAACACtaacaataatgaaaaatgcTTGTTCaagttcttcttcctcttcttcatctCTTCTACGTTTTCTTGAAGCAATTGAAACATCAACTATACTACTTTCCATTTCTTGATTATCCACACTATATAACTTa
This genomic interval from Glycine max cultivar Williams 82 chromosome 5, Glycine_max_v4.0, whole genome shotgun sequence contains the following:
- the LOC106798835 gene encoding uncharacterized protein, with the protein product MESSNVKNKSSGKRKMSSEDTRSYFTWNLEMERVLTDVLRDQRNLGNKGDGNWKAVAYSTAAQILSKRFGVHLMADNVKNRFKLWRTWYGIVSDILSQKAKRFRFKVIPNWDDIVDLCAKDRATGLGAENALDADDIMSKETNEEEAIHSVSFDLEGSSSATRKNIRPSKSGEKEGMISSMKEVAESLKEFVEVTKKKMENKKKMEIKEAQEVVHEVVSELDNIPNFNGALRHRAIDWLTENPIKFTIIKALSLDDKEDYISSFMP